The following proteins are encoded in a genomic region of Nocardioides sp. cx-173:
- a CDS encoding quinone-dependent dihydroorotate dehydrogenase, which translates to MGAYSLLFDHGLTRVDPERAHHLGFRAIRAGRPVLGALGRPGAPVEAMGLRFPNVLGLAAGFDKNAVGIDALAALGFGHVEVGTVTGEAQPGNPRPRLFRLPEDRAVVNRMGFNNDGAEVVAQRLRRRALALARRQPDDRRPDSRPRTQLGVNIGKSKVVPEDEAVRDYEKSARLLAPYADYLVVNVSSPNTPGLRNLQAVEKLEPILTAVQAVSDGVPLLVKIAPDLADDDVTSVADLALAIGLDGIIATNTTISREGLRSPAARVAAIGAGGLSGRPLTARALEVTRLLRQRVGPDLTLIGVGGITTVADAQARLDAGADLLQGYTAFIYEGPGWPRRLVRGVQEKR; encoded by the coding sequence ATGGGGGCCTACTCGCTCCTGTTCGACCACGGCCTCACCCGAGTCGACCCCGAGCGGGCCCACCACCTCGGCTTTCGCGCGATCCGCGCGGGGCGACCGGTGCTGGGGGCGCTCGGGCGGCCGGGCGCCCCGGTCGAGGCGATGGGGCTGCGCTTCCCCAACGTGCTCGGTCTGGCGGCGGGCTTCGACAAGAACGCCGTCGGAATCGACGCGCTCGCCGCGCTCGGCTTCGGGCACGTCGAGGTCGGCACCGTCACCGGTGAGGCGCAGCCGGGCAACCCGAGGCCGCGGCTCTTCCGGCTGCCCGAGGACCGGGCCGTGGTCAACCGGATGGGCTTCAACAACGACGGCGCCGAGGTCGTCGCGCAGCGGCTGAGGCGACGCGCCTTGGCTCTGGCACGTCGGCAGCCCGACGACCGCCGCCCTGACTCCCGGCCACGCACCCAGCTGGGCGTCAACATCGGCAAGAGCAAGGTCGTGCCCGAGGACGAGGCGGTGCGCGACTACGAGAAGTCCGCACGGCTGCTGGCGCCGTACGCCGACTACCTGGTCGTCAACGTCAGCTCGCCCAACACCCCCGGTCTGCGCAACCTCCAGGCCGTCGAGAAGCTGGAGCCGATCCTCACCGCCGTCCAGGCCGTCTCCGACGGCGTGCCGCTGCTCGTGAAGATCGCCCCGGACCTCGCCGACGACGACGTGACGAGCGTCGCCGACCTGGCGCTGGCGATCGGGCTGGACGGCATCATCGCCACCAACACCACGATCTCCCGCGAGGGGCTGCGCAGCCCCGCCGCCCGTGTCGCAGCGATCGGAGCGGGCGGGCTGTCCGGCCGGCCGCTGACCGCGCGGGCGCTGGAGGTGACCCGGCTGCTGCGGCAGCGGGTCGGGCCGGACCTCACGCTGATCGGGGTCGGCGGGATCACCACGGTCGCCGACGCCCAGGCCAGGCTCGACGCCGGGGCCGACCTGCTGCAGGGTTACACCGCGTTCATCTACGAGGGGCCGGGGTGGCCTCGGCGCCTCGTCCGCGGCGTACAGGAGAAGAGATGA
- a CDS encoding alpha-hydroxy-acid oxidizing protein produces the protein MSQYGDYQNELYLAALGGVLPQHPFTYDDLERGGLEVLPPELRSYVAGGSGSEATQRANAEAFGRWALVPRMLRGAAERDLSVELFGKRLASPLMLAPVGVVGLCTPDGHGDIATAQVAAQTGVPMIASTLMNDPLEDVVPHSGDTPAWFQLYTPKSRELAASLVSRAERAGYDAIVVTLDTWVPGWRPRDLASGNFPQLRGKVLANYTSDPVFQEMTGPDPDLGTVVLTWVSTFGNPLSWDDLPWLRSLTTLPIVLKGICHPDDARRALDAGVDGIYCSNHGGRQADGGGSALGWLPGVVDAVAGQAPVIFDSGVRTGADVVKAIALGATAVAVGRPYVYGLALGGVPGAVHVLRSLQAEADLVMAVDGYPTLADLDRDALVWQGANR, from the coding sequence ATGAGCCAGTACGGCGACTACCAGAACGAGCTCTACCTCGCCGCACTCGGCGGGGTGCTGCCGCAGCACCCGTTCACCTACGACGACCTCGAACGCGGCGGGCTCGAGGTGCTGCCACCCGAGCTGCGCTCCTACGTGGCCGGCGGCAGCGGGAGCGAGGCGACGCAGCGTGCCAACGCGGAGGCCTTCGGCCGCTGGGCGCTGGTGCCGCGGATGCTGCGAGGGGCGGCCGAGCGCGACCTGTCGGTGGAGCTGTTCGGCAAGCGTCTGGCAAGCCCGCTGATGCTCGCCCCGGTCGGCGTGGTGGGGCTCTGCACGCCCGACGGCCACGGCGACATCGCCACCGCGCAGGTCGCCGCGCAGACCGGCGTACCGATGATCGCCTCGACGCTGATGAACGACCCGCTCGAGGACGTGGTGCCCCACTCCGGCGACACCCCGGCGTGGTTCCAGCTCTACACCCCCAAGAGCCGCGAGCTGGCCGCCAGCCTGGTGAGCCGTGCGGAGCGGGCCGGCTACGACGCCATCGTCGTCACCCTCGACACCTGGGTGCCCGGGTGGCGCCCGCGCGACCTGGCCAGCGGCAACTTCCCGCAGCTGCGCGGCAAGGTGCTGGCCAACTACACCTCGGACCCGGTCTTCCAGGAGATGACCGGCCCCGACCCCGACCTCGGCACCGTCGTGCTCACCTGGGTCAGCACGTTCGGCAACCCCCTCTCGTGGGACGACCTGCCGTGGCTGCGCTCGCTCACGACGCTCCCGATCGTGCTCAAGGGGATCTGCCACCCCGACGACGCCCGGCGCGCGCTCGACGCGGGCGTCGACGGCATCTACTGCTCCAACCACGGCGGTCGCCAGGCCGACGGCGGCGGGTCCGCGCTCGGGTGGCTGCCCGGCGTGGTGGACGCGGTCGCGGGGCAGGCGCCGGTGATCTTCGACTCCGGCGTGCGCACCGGCGCCGACGTGGTCAAGGCGATCGCGCTGGGCGCCACCGCCGTCGCGGTCGGCCGCCCCTACGTCTACGGCCTGGCCCTGGGCGGTGTCCCGGGTGCGGTCCACGTGCTCCGGTCGCTGCAGGCCGAGGCCGACCTGGTGATGGCCGTCGACGGCTACCCCACGCTCGCCGATCTCGACCGCGACGCCCTGGTGTGGCAAGGAGCGAACCGATGA
- the pyrF gene encoding orotidine-5'-phosphate decarboxylase encodes MTFGARLHAAMADRGPFCVGIDPHAALLRDWGLDDDVAGLERFALTVVEAVAPHCSVVKPQSAFYERFGSRGVAVLERVVAESRAAGALVLLDVKRGDIGSTSQAYADAYLDPASPLAVDAITASPYLGFGSLAPMVDTARAHGAGVFVLALTSNKEGPEVQEARTQDGTTVGALMIEHLRRLNEGAEPLGSFGAVVGATIGDTGLDFAFNGPVLAPGYGAQGGTAEDIRRIFGPAAGRVLASSSREVLRLGPDRAAMREAVRAANDELRS; translated from the coding sequence GTGACCTTCGGAGCGCGCCTGCACGCCGCCATGGCCGACCGCGGACCGTTCTGCGTCGGCATCGACCCGCACGCCGCCCTGCTGCGCGACTGGGGGCTCGACGACGACGTAGCCGGGCTGGAGCGGTTCGCACTCACCGTCGTGGAGGCGGTCGCACCCCACTGCTCGGTGGTGAAGCCGCAGTCGGCCTTCTACGAGCGTTTCGGCAGTCGTGGCGTGGCCGTCCTCGAGCGCGTCGTCGCCGAGTCCCGGGCCGCGGGCGCCCTGGTGCTGCTCGACGTCAAGCGCGGCGACATCGGCTCCACCTCCCAGGCCTACGCCGACGCCTACCTCGACCCGGCCTCGCCGCTCGCCGTCGACGCGATCACGGCCAGCCCCTACCTCGGCTTCGGCTCCCTCGCTCCGATGGTCGACACGGCTCGGGCCCACGGCGCCGGGGTGTTCGTCCTGGCGCTGACCTCCAACAAGGAGGGCCCCGAGGTGCAGGAGGCGCGCACCCAGGACGGCACCACCGTCGGCGCCCTGATGATCGAGCACCTGCGCCGGCTCAACGAGGGCGCCGAGCCCCTCGGCTCGTTCGGGGCGGTGGTGGGGGCCACGATCGGCGACACCGGGCTGGACTTCGCGTTCAACGGCCCGGTGCTCGCGCCGGGCTACGGCGCCCAGGGCGGCACGGCAGAGGACATCCGGCGGATCTTCGGTCCCGCGGCGGGCCGGGTCCTGGCCAGCTCCTCGCGCGAGGTGCTGCGCCTCGGTCCCGACCGGGCGGCCATGCGGGAGGCCGTGCGCGCGGCCAACGACGAGCTCCGGTCGTGA
- the mihF gene encoding integration host factor, actinobacterial type: MALPPLTPEQRQAALQKAAASRRERAEVKNRLKNSGASITDVLQQGATNEVIGKMRVIDLLQSMPGLGKVRARQTMERLGIAESRRVRGLGSKQVAALEREFASGE, encoded by the coding sequence GTGGCTCTGCCCCCACTGACACCTGAACAGCGCCAAGCCGCGCTGCAGAAGGCCGCCGCCTCCCGCCGCGAGCGGGCCGAGGTGAAGAACCGCCTCAAGAACTCCGGCGCGTCCATCACCGACGTCCTGCAGCAGGGCGCGACCAACGAGGTCATCGGCAAGATGCGGGTCATCGACCTGCTGCAGTCGATGCCCGGCCTCGGCAAGGTCCGGGCCCGCCAGACCATGGAGCGGCTCGGGATCGCCGAGAGCCGCCGGGTCCGGGGGCTGGGATCCAAGCAGGTGGCGGCACTGGAGCGCGAGTTCGCATCGGGCGAGTGA
- the gmk gene encoding guanylate kinase yields the protein MTSAAAHHRLVVLAGPTAVGKGTVAAAVRERHPEVWISVSATTRAPRPGEVDGVHYWFVDDAEFDRLIAEDALLEWAVVHQAARYGTPRAPVEEALAAGRPAMLEIDLQGARQVRRTMPEALFVFLKPPSWEELVRRLVGRGTESEEERERRLETARAELAAEPEFDVTIVNHEVHDAADELVSWMVPDSEHSHRDDQHRDHHLPNDL from the coding sequence GTGACCTCTGCTGCTGCGCACCACCGCCTCGTCGTGCTCGCCGGTCCCACGGCGGTCGGCAAGGGCACCGTGGCCGCCGCCGTACGCGAGCGGCACCCCGAGGTCTGGATCTCCGTCTCGGCGACCACCCGCGCGCCGCGGCCCGGCGAGGTCGACGGTGTCCACTACTGGTTCGTCGACGACGCGGAGTTCGACCGGCTCATCGCCGAGGACGCCCTCCTCGAGTGGGCCGTGGTCCACCAGGCCGCCCGCTACGGGACCCCCCGCGCGCCGGTCGAGGAGGCGCTGGCCGCCGGTCGGCCGGCGATGCTCGAGATCGACCTGCAGGGGGCGCGCCAGGTCCGCCGGACCATGCCCGAGGCGCTGTTCGTCTTCCTCAAGCCTCCCTCGTGGGAGGAGCTCGTCCGTCGCCTGGTCGGACGGGGCACCGAGTCCGAGGAGGAGCGGGAGCGCCGACTCGAGACCGCGCGGGCCGAGCTGGCCGCCGAGCCGGAGTTCGACGTCACCATCGTCAACCACGAAGTTCACGATGCAGCCGATGAGTTGGTATCCTGGATGGTGCCCGACTCCGAGCATTCCCATCGCGATGATCAGCACCGGGATCATCACCTGCCCAACGACTTGTGA
- the rpoZ gene encoding DNA-directed RNA polymerase subunit omega, translating to MSAPNIDAQGVTNPSIDDLLTKTDSKYKLVLYSAKRARQINAYYSQLGEGLLEYVGPLVDTHVQEKPLSIALREINEDLLTCEDVDPAELAAEEAAAKQAAIDASFTTSE from the coding sequence GTGTCTGCGCCCAACATCGACGCTCAGGGTGTCACCAACCCCTCGATCGACGACCTGCTCACCAAGACCGACAGCAAGTACAAGCTGGTGCTCTACAGCGCCAAGCGCGCCCGTCAGATCAACGCCTACTACTCCCAGCTGGGCGAGGGCCTGCTCGAGTACGTCGGCCCGCTGGTGGACACCCACGTCCAGGAGAAGCCGCTCTCGATCGCGCTGCGCGAGATCAACGAGGACCTGCTGACCTGCGAGGACGTCGACCCGGCCGAGCTCGCCGCCGAGGAGGCCGCCGCCAAGCAGGCCGCGATCGACGCCTCCTTCACGACGAGCGAGTGA
- the coaBC gene encoding bifunctional phosphopantothenoylcysteine decarboxylase/phosphopantothenate--cysteine ligase CoaBC, with translation MAAPPTGTRPRVVLGVAGGIAAYKACELLRRLTESGHDVTVVPTAAALEFVGAPTWAALSGKPVSTSVWDEVHQVPHVRIGQSADLVVVAPATADLLAKAAHGLADDLLTNTLLTARCPVVFAPAMHTEMWEHPATQANVATLRSRGVLVIEPAEGRLTGKDTGKGRLPDPDQIFDVCVGVLARGDAAVPHDLAGRQVVVSAGGTREYLDPVRFLGNRSSGLQGYALARTAYARGAQVTLVAANVALPDPAGVKVVHVGTTAELRTEVLAAAAAADAVVMAAAPADFRPAEVSDAKIKKADDGSAPQLGLVQNPDILQELSHHRPRADAVIVGFAAETGDATGSVRDLAAAKLARKGCDLLVVDDVSGGAVFGSPDNEAVILSADGEATDVPRGSKAAVADAIWDRVVRRFAD, from the coding sequence GTGGCCGCGCCCCCGACGGGGACGCGGCCGCGTGTCGTTCTGGGGGTCGCCGGCGGCATCGCGGCCTACAAGGCCTGCGAGCTGCTGCGGCGGCTGACCGAGTCGGGTCACGACGTGACCGTCGTGCCGACCGCCGCCGCGCTGGAGTTCGTCGGCGCGCCCACGTGGGCCGCGCTGTCGGGCAAGCCGGTCTCCACCTCGGTCTGGGACGAGGTGCACCAGGTGCCCCACGTGCGGATCGGGCAGAGCGCCGACCTGGTCGTGGTCGCACCGGCCACCGCGGACCTGCTGGCCAAGGCCGCCCACGGCCTGGCCGACGACCTGCTCACCAACACCCTGCTCACCGCTCGCTGCCCGGTCGTCTTCGCGCCCGCCATGCACACCGAGATGTGGGAGCACCCCGCGACCCAGGCCAACGTCGCCACGCTGCGCTCGCGGGGGGTCCTCGTCATCGAGCCCGCCGAGGGTCGCCTCACCGGCAAGGACACCGGCAAGGGCCGGCTGCCCGACCCCGACCAGATCTTCGACGTCTGCGTCGGCGTGCTTGCCCGCGGCGACGCCGCTGTCCCGCACGACCTGGCCGGTCGCCAGGTGGTGGTGTCGGCCGGCGGCACCCGCGAGTACCTCGACCCGGTCCGCTTCCTCGGCAACCGCTCCTCGGGGCTCCAGGGCTACGCCCTCGCCCGCACGGCGTACGCCCGTGGCGCCCAGGTCACGCTGGTCGCCGCCAACGTCGCGCTGCCCGACCCGGCCGGCGTCAAGGTCGTCCACGTCGGCACCACGGCCGAGCTGCGCACCGAGGTGCTGGCCGCGGCCGCCGCGGCCGACGCCGTGGTCATGGCCGCCGCGCCGGCCGACTTCCGCCCCGCGGAGGTGAGCGACGCCAAGATCAAGAAGGCCGACGACGGATCGGCCCCTCAGCTCGGCCTCGTGCAGAACCCCGACATCCTCCAGGAGCTCTCCCACCACCGCCCGCGCGCCGACGCGGTGATCGTCGGGTTCGCCGCGGAGACCGGTGACGCCACCGGCTCGGTGCGCGACCTGGCGGCCGCCAAGCTGGCCCGCAAGGGCTGCGACCTGCTCGTCGTCGACGACGTCAGCGGGGGAGCGGTGTTCGGCAGCCCGGACAACGAGGCGGTCATCCTGTCCGCCGACGGCGAGGCGACCGACGTGCCCCGCGGGTCCAAGGCCGCAGTGGCGGACGCGATCTGGGACCGGGTCGTGCGACGATTCGCTGACTGA
- the metK gene encoding methionine adenosyltransferase, with the protein MAGRLFTSESVTEGHPDKIADRVSDTVLDYLMEHDTDKENLRVAVETLLTTGLVVVAGEVRTNAYAPVADLVRSAILEIGYDSSEKGFDGASCGVQVAIGAQSSDIAQGVDHGHESRVGSSEDELDQRGAGDQGLMFGYACDDTDVLMPLPIVIAQRLAEKLTEVRKNGTMSNLRPDGKTQVTIEYDEDDRPVRIDTVVLSTQHSEDTDLTKLEAEIKQNVIDPVLSTFSLPSEDYRLLVNPTGRFVVGGPMGDAGLTGRKIIVDTYGGMARHGGGAFSGKDPSKVDRSAAYAMRWVAKNVVAAGLARRCEAQVAYAIGKAKPVGVFVQTFGTGIVPDEQIQAAVLEVFDLRPAAILRDLDLLRPIYAKTSAYGHFGRELPEFTWERTDRAEALKAAINA; encoded by the coding sequence GTGGCTGGACGTCTTTTCACCTCGGAGTCTGTGACCGAGGGGCACCCGGACAAGATCGCTGACCGCGTCAGCGACACCGTCCTGGACTACCTGATGGAGCACGACACCGACAAGGAGAACCTCCGCGTCGCCGTCGAGACGCTGCTGACCACCGGCCTCGTCGTCGTCGCCGGCGAGGTGCGCACCAACGCCTACGCCCCGGTCGCCGACCTGGTCCGCAGCGCCATTCTCGAGATCGGCTACGACTCCTCCGAGAAGGGCTTCGACGGCGCCTCCTGCGGCGTGCAGGTCGCCATCGGCGCGCAGTCCTCCGACATCGCCCAGGGCGTCGACCACGGCCACGAGTCGCGCGTGGGCTCCTCCGAGGACGAGCTCGACCAGCGCGGCGCCGGCGACCAGGGCCTGATGTTCGGCTACGCCTGCGACGACACCGACGTCCTGATGCCGCTGCCGATCGTCATCGCCCAGCGCCTGGCCGAGAAGCTCACCGAGGTGCGCAAGAACGGCACCATGAGCAACCTGCGCCCCGACGGCAAGACCCAGGTGACCATCGAGTACGACGAGGACGACCGCCCCGTGCGGATCGACACCGTCGTCCTGTCGACCCAGCACTCCGAGGACACCGACCTCACCAAGCTCGAGGCCGAGATCAAGCAGAACGTCATCGACCCGGTGCTCTCGACGTTCTCCCTGCCCTCCGAGGACTACCGTCTCCTGGTCAACCCGACCGGACGCTTCGTCGTCGGCGGCCCCATGGGCGACGCCGGCCTGACCGGCCGCAAGATCATCGTCGACACCTACGGCGGGATGGCCCGTCACGGTGGCGGCGCGTTCTCCGGCAAGGACCCCTCCAAGGTCGACCGCTCGGCCGCGTACGCCATGCGCTGGGTCGCCAAGAACGTCGTCGCGGCCGGCCTGGCCCGTCGCTGCGAGGCCCAGGTCGCCTACGCGATCGGGAAGGCCAAGCCGGTCGGGGTGTTCGTCCAGACCTTCGGCACCGGGATCGTCCCCGACGAGCAGATCCAGGCCGCGGTGCTCGAGGTCTTCGACCTGCGCCCCGCCGCGATCCTGCGCGACCTCGACCTGCTCCGCCCGATCTACGCCAAGACCTCGGCCTACGGCCACTTCGGCCGCGAGCTGCCCGAGTTCACCTGGGAGCGCACCGACCGCGCCGAGGCCCTCAAGGCCGCGATCAACGCCTGA